The nucleotide window GTGATCGGCATGGAGGATCAGCAGCATGTTGAGCGTCTTCACCAAGTCCTCGTCAACCTCGTAAGGCTCCGACGGAACAGCGAACATCATGTATAGGAAGTTAGCGCAGTAATCGAGCGAGTTTTTCGGATAGATGACCGGCTGACCAATCGACTTCTTGTACGAGTAAGCAGCGATGGTGCGGATCTTGGATAGTACGCGCGGCATCAACTGAGCCACTTGTGCATTGTCATGCGGATCTAGCCACTCTGGGTAATAGCTAGACAGCGAACAAACCATGGACGACAGGATCGCCATCGGGTGCGCCGTCGATGGATAGCCGTCGTAAAAGTGCAGCATATCCTCGTGAATCAGGGAGTGACGCGTCAGCATCTCACGAAACTGGCTGAGCTCATTTTGATTGGGGAGCTTGCCGTACATGAGGAGGTAAGCCGTCTCAACAAAAGTCGACTTCTCTGCCAGTTGTTCAATCGGATAGCCACGGTAGCGGAGAATGCCCTTTTCACCATCGATAAAGGTGATGTCGCTTTTGCAAGCGCCGGTGTTGCCGTATCCAGAGTCGAGGGTCACATAGTTGGTTTCGGCACGTAATTTACGT belongs to Deltaproteobacteria bacterium and includes:
- a CDS encoding citrate synthase; amino-acid sequence: MSDFAELKLEGKTYKLPIIVGSENEKAIDIRKLRAETNYVTLDSGYGNTGACKSDITFIDGEKGILRYRGYPIEQLAEKSTFVETAYLLMYGKLPNQNELSQFREMLTRHSLIHEDMLHFYDGYPSTAHPMAILSSMVCSLSSYYPEWLDPHDNAQVAQLMPRVLSKIRTIAAYSYKKSIGQPVIYPKNSLDYCANFLYMMFAVPSEPYEVDEDLVKTLNMLLILHADHEQNCSTSTVRMVGSSDANLFASIAAGILALWGPKHGGANQEVMEMLEEIQRNGGDVKKAVELAKDKNSGFRLMGFGHRVYKNYDPRAKVLKKACDTILAKMNRKDPLLDIAKRLEEAALSDPYFVDRKLYPNVDFYSGVIYRAMGIPTPMFTVMFALGRLPGWLAQW